Genomic window (Thermoleophilaceae bacterium):
CGAGTAGATGTCGGACGCCGGTGTGGACTCCGCGCCGGTGGCCTGCTCAGGCGAGAGGTAAGCCGCCGTGCCGAGCACCGACCCCACCTGGGTGATGCGCGTCTGCTCCGCCGCCTTGGCGATGCCGAAGTCCGCGAGCTTGGCCGCGCCCGTGTCGCGCGAGATCAGGAGATTGCCCGGCTTCACGTCGCGGTGCACGACGCCGGCGCGGTGCGCGTAGTCGAGGCCATGGCACGCGTCGCGGATGATGCTCACCGCCTGCTGGATGTCGAGCACGCCCTGGTCGCGGATGAGGTCCGCGCACGAAGGCCCCTCCACGTACTCCATGACGATGTAGTGCCGGTCCGACGGCTCGTCCAGCCCAGAGTCGAACACCTGCACGATGTTCGGGTGCTGCAGCCGCGCCGCCGCCAGCGCCTCGCGCCGGAAGCGCGCGACGAACGCCTCGTCGTCGGCCAGGTGCTCGGCCAGCAGCTTCACGGCCACGGGCCGCTCGAGCACGGTGTCGAGCGCCATGAACACGGTGGACATGCCGCCGGCGCCGAGGCGCTTGTCGAGCCGGTAGCGGCCCGCGACCTCCTGCGGCGTGCTCATCCGGTGCCACCTCCGATCGTGCCGGGCACGGTCACGCCGCCGCCACCGCCGCCGCCGGGCGTGGTGTTGGTGGGGGGAGGAGTGGTGGTTGTGGGCGGAGGAGTCGTCGTTGTGGGGGGCGTGGTGGTGGTGGGCGGGGGAGTTGTGGTGGTTGGGACGGTTGTGGTCGGGACGGTGACGGTGGGCGTGGTGGGGGTCGTGTTCGTGGGAGTCGGCCGCTGGCACTGCTGCGACACGAGCCGCTGGAGCCTCACGACGCCCGCGATCAGGTTGCGCTTGACCTCCGGGTCGACGCTGCTCGGCAGACTGCGCACCTGCGCCTCGAGCGCCTGGGCTTTCGCCTGCGCGCCGCTGCAGGCGCCGTTGTCCACCTGCGAGGAGATGTTGTCGAGCTGCGTGAGGAACGACTGCGCCTTCGCGGTCGGAATGGTCCGCTTCTGCCCGCCGCAACCGGCGAGCAGCACCACGAGCGCGACCACCAGCACGGCGCCGAGCGCAATCGACTTGAACCAATCGCGCAGCATCACTCGCCCCTGTAGAGCCGGTCCGCCAGCGCCTGCGGCAGCCCCGCCCGCTCGATTGCCTGGGCCGCCTCGGCGATCGGATACTCCACGCGCCGCCACTGAGCCGTCCAGCTACCCAGATCGAGCAGGAGCCACGCCGCCCGCGGGTCGCCGTCGCGCGGCTGCCCAACTCCACCGGGGTTCACCAGCCAGCGGCCGGAGGACAGGTCGAGCTCGGTGCCCGCGGGCGCCTGCTCGCCGCGCACCTCGCCGCTGTCCGACCGCGTGAAGAAGAGCGCCACGTGCGAATGACCGATCGCGCCGACCCGCTGCTCCATCGCGTCTATGCAGGCGTCCGCCTGGAGCGCGGAGAGCACGTACTCCCAAACGGGGTCGCGGGGGCTTCCGTGGAAGAGGCCGACCTCGCGCCCGTTCGCGGCCGGCTCGAGCCCGCTCATGAAGTCGAGCGACTCTCGCCGGATGTTCTCCTGCGTCCAGCGCGCGGCGAGCGCCGCGTTGAGGGAGAAGGTGTTGATGTCGAGCCTGTCGAGCACCACGAGGTCGTGATTGCCGACGAGGCAGACGTCGCACGCCTCGCGCGCGAGCGCCACGCAGTCGTCCGGCTGCGCGCCATAGCCCACCAGGTCACCCAGGCACCAGGTCTCGTCCACGCCCGCGTCGCCGACGTCGTCGAGCACGGCCCGGAAGGCTGGAAGGTTGGCGTGAACGTCGGAGATCAGCGCGATCCTCAGTGTCTTGCCCAGGTCGGGGTCTACAGTGTCGCTTCGATGGGGGCTCATGGCTTTCGAGTGCCGCGGGCGGTGGCTTTTGCATCCGCCGCAGCCGGAGTTGCGACGCTGGCGCTGCGGCCGCGGAACGGCCTGATCGAGCCTGCCCCCGTCGAGCCCAGAGAGTACTTCAGCGGCGAGGAGATCGACCGCGCGCGGGCCTACCAGCGCCCGCAGCGCGCACTCGGACTGGCGAGCATGGCGCTCGATGGCGCCGCGCTCACCCTGCTCGCGCTCGCGCCGCCGCGCCCCGTCCGGCGAGGGCTGGAGCGCGCCGGGCGAAGGCCAATCGCGGGAGCGGCGGCGCTCGGCGCGGGCATGTCGCTCGGCTTCGGCGTGCTCGGCCTGCCGCTGGGCGCCGTCCGCCACCGCCGCGCCGTGAAGGCCGGCATCTCGGTGCAGACCTGGCGGGCCTGGGCGAGCGATCTGGCGAAGGCGAGCGCGATCGGCACCGTGCTCAATGCCGGAGCACTCGCGGGGGCGATGGCGCTTCTGCGGCGCTTCCCGCGCGCCTGGTGGGCGCCCGCCGCCGGCGGAGCCACCGCCCTCAGCGCCGGCTTCATCCTGCTCTCGCCGGTGCTCCTCGACCCCGTGTTCAACAAGTTCGAGCCGCTACCGGAGGGCGACCTGCGCCGCGAGGTTCTCGAGCTCGCGCGCAAGGCCGGCGTGAAGGTGGGAGAGGTGTATCGAGTGGACGCGAGCCGCCGCACCACCGCCGCCAACGCGTATGTCACCGGGCTCGGGCGAACAAAGCGCGTGGTGCTCTTCGACACGCTGCTGAACGACTTCCCGGCGGGCGAGGTGCGCTCGGTGGTGGCCCACGAGCTGAGCCACGTGCGGCACCGCGACGTTCAGCGCCTCCTCGCCTGGCTCGCGATCGCGGCGCCCGGCGGCATGTACCTGGCGGAGCGGCTCACGGACTTGCTCGCCGGCGAGCGAGACGAGCCAACGCCCGACGTGCTTCCCGCGTTCGTCCTCGCGGTCGGCCTCGTGTCGTTCCTCGGCGGGCTCGCCGGCAATGCGCTCTCA
Coding sequences:
- a CDS encoding metallophosphoesterase family protein — encoded protein: MSPHRSDTVDPDLGKTLRIALISDVHANLPAFRAVLDDVGDAGVDETWCLGDLVGYGAQPDDCVALAREACDVCLVGNHDLVVLDRLDINTFSLNAALAARWTQENIRRESLDFMSGLEPAANGREVGLFHGSPRDPVWEYVLSALQADACIDAMEQRVGAIGHSHVALFFTRSDSGEVRGEQAPAGTELDLSSGRWLVNPGGVGQPRDGDPRAAWLLLDLGSWTAQWRRVEYPIAEAAQAIERAGLPQALADRLYRGE
- a CDS encoding M48 family metallopeptidase — its product is MAFASAAAGVATLALRPRNGLIEPAPVEPREYFSGEEIDRARAYQRPQRALGLASMALDGAALTLLALAPPRPVRRGLERAGRRPIAGAAALGAGMSLGFGVLGLPLGAVRHRRAVKAGISVQTWRAWASDLAKASAIGTVLNAGALAGAMALLRRFPRAWWAPAAGGATALSAGFILLSPVLLDPVFNKFEPLPEGDLRREVLELARKAGVKVGEVYRVDASRRTTAANAYVTGLGRTKRVVLFDTLLNDFPAGEVRSVVAHELSHVRHRDVQRLLAWLAIAAPGGMYLAERLTDLLAGERDEPTPDVLPAFVLAVGLVSFLGGLAGNALSRRVEQRADTFALELTRDPESFIELEKRLAVKALADPRPPRLLQKLLATHPDAVERIGYAVAYARSR